From the Methanobrevibacter sp. genome, one window contains:
- a CDS encoding MarR family winged helix-turn-helix transcriptional regulator, with protein sequence MKFKKTMGFYDSNRLGDILFIFHKNHKKYLNDELSKYDLSLIQALCILMIYESGELNQKDLSEGLYLTKGAITKAIKKLESGGWVVREKSSKDKRYYILKLSDKGEDFIPVMDEINKNWESKMGLDNLNPDFMNVFNELTLKAIDLNLKKNEKD encoded by the coding sequence ATGAAATTTAAAAAGACAATGGGTTTTTATGATTCAAATAGACTTGGGGACATTTTATTCATTTTCCATAAGAATCATAAAAAATATCTCAATGATGAACTTTCCAAGTATGATTTGAGCTTAATACAGGCATTATGTATTCTGATGATTTATGAAAGCGGGGAATTAAATCAAAAGGATTTGTCTGAAGGATTATATTTAACTAAAGGTGCAATTACAAAAGCGATTAAAAAATTAGAAAGTGGGGGATGGGTCGTGCGTGAAAAATCCTCTAAGGATAAGCGTTATTATATTTTAAAATTATCTGATAAAGGTGAAGATTTTATTCCGGTTATGGATGAAATCAATAAAAACTGGGAATCCAAAATGGGATTGGATAATTTAAATCCTGATTTTATGAATGTGTTTAATGAATTAACTTTAAAAGCTATTGATTTGAATTTAAAAAAAAATGAAAAGGATTAA
- a CDS encoding 3-hydroxyacyl-CoA dehydrogenase, translating to MSIKKVVVAGGGVLGSQIALQSAYCGFDVAIWLRSEGSIKRAQPKLERFKNIYVDTLEKMKTDASAYCRGLSKKTELSSEELDELKKQAQNAYDSLTLTTSYEEAAKDADLIIEAISENPEHKIEFYQELAKHMEDETILVTNSSTLLPSMFAEYTGRPEKYLSLHFANTIWANNTAEVMGHPGTEQKYYDEVVKFAEDINMIPLKLKKEQPGYILNSLLVPFLNAGQALLANDVADPETIDKTWILATGSPVGPFHILDIVGLETAYNIVVMNPESKDPETTPGKIAKMLKEKIDAGETGVNAGKGFYEY from the coding sequence ATGAGTATAAAAAAAGTCGTTGTCGCAGGCGGAGGAGTACTTGGAAGTCAAATTGCCCTTCAATCAGCATACTGTGGATTTGATGTTGCAATCTGGCTTAGAAGTGAAGGATCTATAAAAAGAGCTCAACCAAAACTCGAAAGGTTTAAAAACATCTATGTTGATACTCTTGAAAAAATGAAAACAGATGCAAGTGCATACTGCAGAGGTTTATCTAAAAAAACAGAATTAAGTTCTGAAGAATTAGATGAACTGAAAAAACAGGCACAAAACGCATATGATAGTTTAACATTAACAACAAGTTATGAAGAAGCGGCGAAAGATGCTGATTTAATTATTGAAGCCATTTCTGAAAATCCGGAACATAAAATTGAATTTTATCAAGAATTGGCAAAGCATATGGAAGATGAAACAATACTCGTAACAAACTCATCAACATTGCTTCCATCAATGTTTGCCGAATATACCGGAAGACCTGAAAAATATCTTTCACTGCACTTTGCAAACACAATTTGGGCAAACAATACTGCTGAAGTAATGGGCCATCCGGGAACTGAACAGAAATACTATGACGAGGTTGTCAAGTTTGCTGAGGACATCAACATGATTCCTTTAAAACTTAAAAAAGAGCAGCCAGGTTATATATTAAACTCCCTTCTGGTTCCATTCTTAAATGCAGGCCAGGCATTGCTTGCAAATGATGTAGCAGATCCTGAAACAATTGATAAAACTTGGATTTTAGCAACCGGTTCTCCTGTAGGGCCTTTCCACATACTGGACATTGTGGGACTTGAAACTGCTTATAATATTGTGGTTATGAATCCTGAATCAAAAGATCCTGAAACCACCCCCGGAAAAATTGCCAAAATGCTTAAAGAAAAAATCGACGCCGGTGAAACAGGCGTTAATGCTGGAAAAGGATTTTACGAATATTAA
- a CDS encoding archaeosine tRNA-ribosyltransferase — MIKKFEIKSHDGPGRIGKIDGELTPKIFFRNELKIAPSEGSAHNIDREIAEFNVKETLRLAGENVDNCDIAVIQGSKYTDLRIECLKKLEEIGYNGFIIANGDALLTNSRDLVELVISLKKAAKKSSYLIFPFAELSFMPILTYMGVDGFLTDSANYYSHLNVLQTPTKSYDLNSYPIYENISQKDLEKKNLENMEFVIKEIHAHMKNRSLRNLVEERSATTPQNISTLKILDKNHMDYLLEHTQLF; from the coding sequence ATGATAAAAAAATTCGAAATCAAATCACATGACGGGCCTGGAAGGATTGGAAAAATCGATGGTGAACTTACACCCAAAATATTTTTTAGAAATGAATTGAAAATAGCGCCAAGTGAAGGTTCTGCACATAATATCGACCGTGAGATTGCAGAATTTAATGTAAAAGAAACATTAAGACTTGCTGGTGAAAATGTTGACAATTGCGATATTGCAGTAATCCAAGGTTCAAAATACACTGATTTAAGAATTGAATGTTTAAAGAAGCTGGAAGAAATCGGATACAATGGATTTATAATAGCAAATGGCGACGCATTGCTTACCAACTCAAGAGATCTTGTTGAACTTGTAATTTCACTGAAGAAAGCGGCTAAAAAATCAAGTTATTTAATATTCCCATTTGCAGAACTGTCTTTTATGCCAATTTTAACATATATGGGAGTTGATGGATTTTTAACAGATTCTGCAAATTATTACAGTCATTTAAATGTTTTGCAAACCCCAACAAAATCATATGATTTGAATTCATATCCCATTTATGAAAATATTTCCCAAAAGGATTTGGAAAAAAAGAATCTTGAAAATATGGAATTTGTAATAAAAGAAATCCATGCACACATGAAAAACAGGTCTTTGAGAAATCTTGTAGAAGAACGTTCAGCTACAACACCTCAAAACATCTCGACTTTAAAAATACTTGATAAAAATCACATGGATTACCTGTTGGAGCATACTCAGTTATTTTAA
- the hdrC gene encoding CoB--CoM heterodisulfide reductase subunit C, whose protein sequence is MSIINRLKSLFKGNADKEETDINNDVSNTSNDVEVTSSQKTEETIVSVVETEKDSDKDLTSKEDIDQLEDSSETAQEETSQEEAIPEEEAIEGDDETTVEDVVEEVEENSNKDKKRDTMTLLTDKELLNDSNRDPDFAAEFIDAGIETVKHCFQCGTCSGSCPSGRRTPYKVRQLVRKCLLGLKEEVISDDALWMCTTCYTCQERCLRSVKIVEIIKKARNIAAHAGYMAKPHKMTGVFVLNTGHAVPINDEVKALRAKIGLSELPPTTHAHPEALEEVQKLCKITAFDELIGYDEATGGLKE, encoded by the coding sequence ATGTCTATAATAAATCGTCTTAAATCCTTATTTAAAGGAAATGCAGATAAAGAAGAAACAGACATCAATAATGATGTATCAAACACATCTAATGATGTCGAAGTTACATCTTCCCAAAAAACAGAGGAAACTATCGTTTCTGTAGTTGAAACAGAAAAAGATAGTGATAAAGATTTAACTTCCAAAGAAGACATCGATCAATTAGAAGATTCATCTGAAACTGCCCAAGAGGAAACTTCTCAAGAAGAAGCAATTCCTGAAGAGGAAGCTATTGAAGGTGATGACGAAACAACAGTTGAAGATGTTGTTGAGGAAGTTGAAGAAAATTCAAATAAAGATAAAAAGAGAGATACTATGACTTTATTAACAGATAAAGAATTATTAAATGATAGTAATCGTGATCCAGATTTCGCTGCTGAGTTCATTGATGCTGGAATTGAAACTGTAAAACACTGTTTCCAATGTGGTACCTGTAGTGGTAGTTGCCCATCTGGAAGAAGAACTCCTTATAAAGTAAGACAACTTGTCAGAAAATGTTTATTAGGTTTAAAAGAAGAAGTTATTTCTGATGACGCATTATGGATGTGTACTACTTGTTACACTTGCCAAGAAAGATGTCTTAGAAGTGTTAAAATTGTGGAAATTATCAAAAAAGCACGTAACATTGCAGCTCATGCAGGATACATGGCTAAACCACATAAAATGACTGGTGTATTTGTTTTAAATACAGGTCACGCAGTACCTATTAACGATGAAGTAAAAGCTTTAAGAGCTAAAATTGGTCTTTCTGAATTACCACCTACAACTCACGCTCATCCTGAAGCTTTAGAAGAAGTACAAAAATTATGTAAAATTACCGCTTTCGATGAATTAATTGGTTACGATGAAGCAACCGGCGGATTAAAAGAATAG
- the hdrB gene encoding CoB--CoM heterodisulfide reductase subunit B gives MEIAYFLGCIMNNRYPGVEKATRKLFEALDIELKDMEGASCCPAPGVFGSFDEETWATIAARNLTLAEDMGADIMTECNGCFGSLFECNHMLKEDEDKKAKINENLAEIGKEYKGTINVKHFAQILRDDVGFEKLASLIEKPLDLNVAVHYGCHFLKPTETIGIEDQAENPSILDDLVEITGAKSVDYKDKMMCCGAGGGLRSRDLDVTASYTKEKLDHMSAAGVDAIVNVCPFCHMQFDQGQVEVNERYGTDFAIPVFHLAQLYGLAMGLSADELTFSAQKIDATPAIKKALGE, from the coding sequence ATGGAAATTGCATACTTCTTAGGTTGTATTATGAACAACCGTTATCCTGGTGTTGAAAAAGCTACCAGAAAATTATTTGAAGCATTAGATATTGAATTAAAAGACATGGAAGGAGCATCTTGTTGTCCTGCTCCTGGTGTATTCGGTTCTTTTGATGAAGAAACATGGGCTACTATTGCAGCTCGTAACTTAACTCTTGCTGAAGACATGGGTGCAGATATCATGACTGAATGTAACGGATGTTTCGGTTCATTATTTGAATGTAATCACATGTTAAAAGAAGACGAAGACAAAAAAGCTAAAATCAATGAAAACTTAGCTGAAATCGGAAAAGAATACAAAGGAACAATTAATGTAAAACACTTTGCTCAAATTTTAAGAGACGATGTCGGTTTTGAAAAATTAGCTTCTTTAATTGAAAAACCTTTAGACTTAAATGTTGCTGTCCACTACGGATGCCACTTCTTAAAACCTACTGAAACTATCGGTATCGAAGATCAAGCTGAAAATCCATCTATCTTAGATGACCTTGTTGAAATTACCGGTGCTAAATCTGTAGACTATAAAGATAAAATGATGTGCTGTGGTGCAGGTGGAGGTTTAAGATCCAGAGATCTCGATGTAACTGCAAGTTACACTAAAGAAAAACTCGACCACATGTCTGCAGCCGGTGTTGACGCAATTGTTAACGTATGTCCTTTCTGTCACATGCAATTTGACCAAGGTCAAGTTGAAGTAAACGAAAGATACGGAACTGATTTCGCAATTCCTGTTTTCCACTTAGCTCAATTATACGGATTAGCTATGGGATTATCCGCTGATGAATTAACATTCAGCGCTCAAAAAATCGATGCAACACCTGCTATCAAAAAAGCATTAGGTGAATAA
- a CDS encoding DUF749 domain-containing protein produces the protein MFVATLDGIFKYSDLPEEYEPYVQFKATIDKRELKDSDEMAILNIAGTSTHHVLFLDAYSSISEIEQELKDADAKINHTTLKIIGGHL, from the coding sequence ATGTTTGTAGCAACATTAGATGGAATATTTAAGTATTCTGATCTTCCAGAAGAATATGAACCTTATGTTCAATTTAAAGCAACTATAGATAAAAGAGAACTTAAAGATAGTGATGAAATGGCTATTTTAAATATCGCAGGCACTTCCACTCATCATGTTTTATTTTTAGACGCTTATTCAAGTATTTCAGAAATCGAACAAGAATTAAAAGATGCTGATGCTAAAATCAATCACACTACTTTAAAAATTATAGGTGGCCATTTATGA
- a CDS encoding DUF2096 domain-containing protein — translation MSLPSEQNWLVLQHLLTDLTKKGYDIPNGINPEMGLIRSTISSYKRDPSHPELINGLAKAEIALNTIQGTLLTIAEEEGEKYVDHWLDLLKQVMQGKEVYEFAKSRSRFLVNTPPGLTTGRINLKVPLAEERVQEIAEWNGLIIEFDDDVTVQLHGDKEDLQIGLKEMGSFFLEE, via the coding sequence ATGAGTTTGCCATCTGAACAAAATTGGTTAGTTCTCCAGCATCTTCTTACAGATTTGACAAAAAAAGGATATGACATACCTAATGGAATTAACCCTGAGATGGGATTAATCAGATCAACAATTAGTTCATATAAAAGAGATCCGTCCCATCCTGAATTGATTAATGGTTTGGCTAAAGCAGAAATAGCTTTAAACACTATTCAAGGAACCCTTCTAACTATTGCCGAGGAAGAGGGGGAAAAATATGTCGACCATTGGCTTGACTTATTAAAACAGGTCATGCAGGGAAAGGAAGTTTATGAATTTGCTAAATCAAGGTCAAGATTTTTGGTAAACACACCTCCGGGTTTGACTACTGGAAGAATTAACTTAAAAGTTCCTTTAGCAGAAGAAAGAGTTCAAGAAATTGCAGAATGGAACGGTCTTATTATCGAATTTGATGATGATGTGACTGTTCAGTTACATGGTGATAAAGAAGATCTTCAGATTGGTTTAAAAGAGATGGGATCTTTCTTTTTAGAAGAATAG
- a CDS encoding metallophosphoesterase: MTKILAISDVHGEENENLYAYLSNNDIDLVLILGDITNFGPLDFVETFINKIYEHDVDVIAIPGNCDPNGICNAINEVAFCLHNNIVAYGDAILFGFGGSNPTPFDTPGEMDDDKIYREVYDLLANYDYVYNEDVPKVRILATHAPPFNTEADRVGNGEHVGSQGIQKSIHEFEPEINICGHIHEARSLSKIGTTTDVANPGMLKDNGAILIDIKDGSNYDINIISLNE; the protein is encoded by the coding sequence ATGACTAAAATTTTAGCCATCAGTGATGTTCATGGCGAAGAAAATGAAAATTTGTATGCTTATTTAAGCAACAATGATATTGATTTGGTTTTGATTCTTGGCGATATTACAAATTTTGGTCCTTTAGACTTTGTAGAAACATTTATTAATAAAATATATGAGCATGATGTTGATGTAATTGCAATTCCTGGAAATTGCGACCCTAATGGAATATGCAATGCAATTAATGAAGTCGCATTTTGCCTTCATAATAATATTGTTGCTTATGGTGATGCAATACTGTTCGGTTTTGGAGGTTCTAATCCAACTCCATTCGACACTCCCGGCGAAATGGATGATGATAAGATTTATCGTGAAGTTTATGATTTGTTAGCTAATTACGATTATGTTTACAATGAGGATGTTCCTAAAGTAAGAATTTTAGCTACTCATGCCCCCCCATTCAATACTGAAGCTGATAGAGTTGGAAACGGCGAACATGTAGGCAGTCAGGGAATTCAAAAATCCATTCATGAATTTGAACCTGAAATTAATATTTGCGGACACATTCATGAAGCCAGATCACTTAGTAAAATCGGAACAACTACTGATGTGGCAAATCCAGGTATGCTTAAAGATAATGGAGCTATCTTGATAGATATTAAAGATGGTTCAAATTATGACATAAACATTATCTCTTTAAATGAATAA
- a CDS encoding 2-phosphoglycerate kinase, which translates to MIWVTSNVDGDVYKEPFSKGIMSRSLNIAYFGSKRAYDLASDIEEELIKNNVTEISNQELAVVVLNHLKKVNPIIAKKYENLRSLRKSKKPLIILIGGASGVGTSSMAFGLANSLRLKNIISTDMIREVMRKTVSKELSPLIHKSSFNAYESIRTPSNSMDRVIEGFINHVDVVNVGIEAIIERSVKEGISTIIEGVHIVPGFINKELIENNNIIVFTLIVEDEESHKQRFYSRCSQPWVKRSLERYMENFDTIRKTQDFLIEQAKIHDGHIINNVEINETTDMMVNEILEKFAGVSYVE; encoded by the coding sequence ATGATTTGGGTTACTTCTAATGTTGATGGTGATGTATATAAAGAACCGTTTTCTAAAGGAATAATGTCTCGTTCACTTAATATTGCATATTTTGGGTCTAAACGGGCATATGATTTAGCTAGTGATATTGAAGAGGAACTAATTAAAAATAATGTCACTGAAATTTCTAATCAGGAATTGGCAGTTGTTGTTTTAAACCATTTGAAAAAAGTAAATCCTATTATTGCAAAGAAATATGAGAATTTAAGGTCTCTTAGAAAATCTAAAAAGCCTCTTATTATTTTAATTGGTGGGGCATCAGGCGTAGGTACTTCTTCAATGGCATTTGGGCTGGCTAATAGTTTAAGACTGAAAAATATTATTAGTACAGATATGATTCGTGAAGTAATGCGTAAAACGGTTTCAAAAGAGTTAAGCCCTCTTATTCACAAATCCAGTTTCAATGCTTATGAAAGTATTAGAACACCATCCAACAGTATGGACAGGGTTATCGAAGGATTTATTAATCATGTTGATGTGGTTAATGTGGGAATTGAGGCTATTATCGAAAGATCTGTTAAGGAAGGAATCAGCACTATTATTGAAGGGGTGCATATTGTTCCGGGATTTATCAATAAAGAATTAATTGAAAATAACAATATTATTGTGTTTACATTAATTGTTGAAGATGAAGAATCACATAAACAACGTTTTTACTCAAGATGCAGTCAGCCATGGGTAAAAAGGTCTCTTGAAAGGTATATGGAGAATTTTGACACAATTAGAAAAACTCAGGATTTTTTAATTGAGCAAGCAAAAATTCATGATGGTCATATTATTAACAATGTTGAAATTAACGAAACAACAGATATGATGGTAAATGAAATTCTAGAAAAATTTGCAGGTGTTAGTTATGTTGAATAA
- a CDS encoding CBS domain-containing protein translates to MLNKKVKEIMTSDVLTITSDVDVVFAFEKLMENKISSLPVVEDGKLIGIITATDLGHNLVLDKYELGTSVEEIMVKSVVTISPEDSLETAIKVMKESVSSGILNQLPVVEDGKLVGIISDGDIIQELF, encoded by the coding sequence ATGTTGAATAAGAAAGTTAAGGAAATAATGACATCTGATGTATTGACAATTACTTCGGATGTTGATGTAGTTTTTGCATTTGAGAAATTAATGGAAAATAAAATCAGTTCTCTTCCGGTTGTTGAAGATGGTAAATTAATAGGTATCATTACAGCAACTGACTTGGGTCATAATTTGGTTTTAGACAAATATGAATTAGGCACAAGTGTTGAAGAAATAATGGTGAAATCTGTAGTTACTATATCTCCAGAGGACAGTCTTGAAACTGCAATTAAAGTCATGAAAGAAAGCGTCTCTTCAGGTATATTGAATCAGCTTCCTGTGGTTGAAGACGGAAAATTAGTAGGTATTATTTCAGATGGGGATATTATTCAGGAATTATTCTAA
- a CDS encoding cation diffusion facilitator family transporter, translating to MDDFRTKYGKQAVIIGITANCFLTFFNILVGIMSGSYALISEGGHTLSDIATSIIAYIGFRVGQKPADKEHPLGHGRAEAISGLVIMLFLGMVAYEIMSGAIEKILNPSIITAPDFYAAAMALFGIFINYIISEHIIKIGKKINSPAVVADGQHQKTDIYSSVAILIGVIVSNLGYPILDPIIGLFIGFLILKTAYGIGKENIDNIMGKLPSEEFVNEIKEVANISSPDANNAHNIKVDYLGSYATVTLHIEINGNKTLNETHKIVHTVQNNIINEIPEIKYVTVHACPAGLNYNHDQEIDE from the coding sequence ATGGATGATTTTAGAACAAAATATGGTAAACAGGCTGTAATAATAGGAATAACTGCAAACTGCTTTTTAACCTTTTTCAATATACTTGTCGGAATAATGTCCGGAAGTTATGCATTAATTTCCGAAGGAGGACATACTCTTTCAGATATTGCAACATCAATAATAGCTTATATCGGATTTAGAGTAGGTCAGAAACCTGCAGATAAAGAACATCCTCTCGGACATGGCCGTGCAGAAGCTATAAGCGGTTTAGTAATTATGCTGTTTTTAGGAATGGTTGCCTATGAAATAATGAGTGGTGCAATCGAAAAAATATTAAATCCATCTATAATTACTGCTCCTGATTTCTATGCTGCGGCAATGGCTCTCTTTGGAATATTCATCAATTATATAATAAGTGAACACATTATAAAAATAGGTAAAAAAATTAATAGCCCTGCCGTTGTAGCTGATGGTCAGCATCAAAAAACAGACATATATTCATCAGTTGCTATATTAATAGGAGTAATAGTCTCAAATCTGGGTTATCCTATATTAGACCCTATCATCGGATTATTCATTGGATTTTTAATTTTAAAAACAGCTTATGGAATAGGTAAGGAAAACATAGACAACATAATGGGAAAACTTCCTTCTGAAGAATTTGTCAATGAGATAAAAGAGGTTGCCAATATTAGTAGCCCTGATGCAAATAACGCACATAATATAAAAGTTGATTATTTAGGTTCATATGCAACTGTAACATTACATATAGAAATTAATGGAAACAAAACATTGAATGAAACACATAAAATTGTTCATACTGTTCAAAACAACATCATTAATGAAATACCTGAAATAAAATATGTAACAGTCCATGCCTGTCCTGCAGGATTAAATTACAATCATGACCAAGAAATAGATGAATAA
- a CDS encoding pyridoxal phosphate-dependent aminotransferase produces MINPASRLNSIELSLIRKMFEVTNPDAINLGIGEPDFNVPENIKNAMKKAIDENDTHYTPNKGYIELREEIVKKFKKENGINTNPENVIVTVGASEGLYMCAQAFIEKGDEVLISNPSFLSYEACVNLANGTAVPVDCTMENEFKLKADDVQEKITGKTKAIILNSPSNPTGAVMDKEDIKAIADLSMDKDFMIISDEIYEKIIYGKKNYSPAKYSDNTITLNGFSKTYAMTGLRIGYLTANENYTEELLKIHQYNIACANTITQRGAYEALTGPQDEVERMVGEFKRRRDLTVTRLNEMGYETVNAEGAFYVFPKIEDEDFVMKAAKEGVITVPGIAFGSNGENHVRISYANSYENIEKAMDILEERIVNG; encoded by the coding sequence ATGATTAATCCTGCAAGTAGATTAAACTCAATTGAATTATCATTAATAAGAAAAATGTTTGAAGTGACAAATCCAGATGCAATAAATTTGGGAATTGGTGAACCTGATTTTAATGTTCCGGAAAATATTAAAAATGCAATGAAAAAGGCAATTGATGAAAATGATACCCATTATACTCCAAATAAAGGATATATTGAATTAAGAGAAGAAATTGTTAAAAAATTCAAAAAAGAAAATGGGATAAATACCAATCCCGAAAATGTGATTGTAACTGTAGGAGCAAGTGAAGGATTATATATGTGCGCACAGGCATTCATTGAAAAAGGAGATGAAGTATTAATCTCAAATCCAAGTTTCTTATCATATGAAGCCTGTGTAAACTTAGCAAATGGAACAGCAGTTCCAGTTGATTGTACAATGGAAAATGAATTTAAATTAAAAGCAGATGATGTTCAGGAAAAAATTACTGGTAAAACAAAAGCCATAATTTTAAATTCACCATCAAATCCAACAGGTGCTGTAATGGATAAAGAAGACATTAAAGCGATTGCGGATTTATCAATGGACAAAGATTTCATGATAATTTCTGATGAAATCTATGAAAAAATTATTTATGGTAAAAAAAATTATTCACCTGCAAAATACAGTGACAATACCATTACCCTAAATGGATTTTCAAAAACATATGCAATGACCGGACTTAGAATCGGTTATTTAACAGCAAATGAAAATTACACTGAAGAATTACTTAAAATACACCAGTACAACATCGCCTGTGCAAATACTATAACACAGAGAGGAGCATATGAAGCATTAACCGGACCTCAAGATGAAGTTGAAAGGATGGTTGGGGAATTTAAAAGAAGACGTGACTTGACAGTTACACGTTTAAACGAAATGGGTTATGAAACAGTAAATGCTGAAGGGGCATTTTACGTATTTCCCAAAATCGAAGATGAAGACTTTGTCATGAAGGCTGCAAAAGAAGGAGTAATTACAGTTCCTGGAATCGCTTTTGGATCCAATGGTGAAAACCATGTGCGCATATCATATGCCAATTCTTATGAAAACATTGAAAAAGCAATGGATATTTTAGAGGAGCGTATTGTGAATGGATGA
- a CDS encoding radical SAM protein, producing the protein MIYEKNIFQKNIKNINIHMGLAYPNIYRTAMSSLGYNILYNQINEHEDVWCERIIFPNNNSIESNTPSKYFDIIGFSIQFEEDYFNVLKMLQNAGIPLKRKDRKKEDPLIIAGGPCATSNPMPLSDYIDIFVIGEGEFVINEILEKYSKYNKDLEKYLEISGVYIPEYDNKAKIQIIEDMADAYHITKPVISKSDEDNYQTVFNNSIMLNVSRGCARGCRFCMAGYLYRPMRQTDYKKLIDIAIENRKNTGLNKITLIGAAVSDYADLEKLIKGLEKEGFQISTPSLRIESITLDTLKSLKESGLKTITLAPESINRLRKVINKDILEEKIFTVIKNAVDLDFKIKLYFLIGIPGENMEDIEELCQYMKKIAHMHTSIKNVKFSVNPVIPKPHTPLQWEPYDFKDIKKKTRYIKREMKKYNVKCESPKKGLIQYILSCGNRNIGAIIEKSLTKPPTLKEWREAIPKYDIDDALPWCNIDVGINERFLKIENKRLRNLKQTPWCETDSCYNCGACEN; encoded by the coding sequence ATGATATATGAAAAAAATATATTTCAAAAAAATATTAAAAATATAAATATCCACATGGGACTGGCCTATCCAAATATTTATAGAACCGCAATGTCTTCATTAGGATATAATATTTTATACAATCAAATTAATGAGCATGAGGATGTTTGGTGTGAAAGAATAATCTTTCCGAATAACAATTCAATAGAATCAAATACTCCCAGCAAATATTTTGACATTATAGGCTTTTCCATCCAGTTTGAAGAAGATTATTTTAATGTGCTGAAGATGCTTCAAAATGCAGGAATACCTCTTAAGAGGAAAGATAGAAAAAAAGAGGATCCGTTAATTATTGCGGGAGGCCCCTGTGCAACTTCAAATCCCATGCCCCTGTCAGACTACATAGATATCTTCGTAATCGGTGAAGGGGAATTTGTTATTAATGAAATTTTAGAGAAATATTCCAAATATAATAAAGATTTAGAAAAATATCTGGAGATATCAGGTGTTTATATTCCGGAATATGATAATAAAGCAAAGATACAGATTATTGAAGACATGGCCGATGCATATCATATTACAAAACCGGTCATAAGCAAGAGTGATGAGGACAACTACCAGACAGTTTTTAACAATTCAATAATGCTGAATGTTTCAAGGGGATGCGCAAGAGGCTGCAGATTTTGCATGGCCGGATATCTATACCGGCCCATGAGACAAACTGATTATAAAAAACTAATCGACATAGCTATTGAAAACCGTAAAAATACCGGATTGAATAAAATCACACTGATCGGTGCAGCAGTTTCGGATTATGCTGATTTAGAAAAGTTAATCAAAGGTTTGGAAAAAGAGGGTTTTCAAATTTCCACTCCCTCTTTAAGAATTGAATCCATTACTTTAGACACATTAAAATCATTAAAAGAAAGTGGACTGAAAACAATAACACTTGCACCCGAATCAATAAATCGGTTGAGAAAAGTGATTAACAAGGATATACTGGAAGAGAAAATTTTTACTGTAATAAAAAATGCAGTTGACCTTGATTTTAAAATCAAGTTATATTTCCTGATTGGAATACCTGGAGAAAATATGGAGGATATTGAAGAACTTTGCCAGTACATGAAAAAAATAGCCCATATGCACACCAGCATTAAGAATGTGAAATTCAGTGTTAATCCGGTTATTCCAAAACCGCACACTCCTCTGCAATGGGAACCCTATGATTTTAAAGATATTAAAAAGAAAACCAGATATATTAAAAGAGAAATGAAGAAATATAATGTTAAGTGTGAAAGTCCTAAAAAAGGACTAATTCAATATATACTCTCTTGTGGAAATAGGAACATTGGTGCAATTATTGAAAAATCCTTAACAAAACCACCTACATTAAAGGAATGGAGAGAAGCAATTCCAAAATATGATATTGATGATGCATTACCTTGGTGCAATATTGATGTTGGCATAAATGAGAGATTTTTAAAAATAGAAAACAAAAGATTAAGAAATCTAAAACAAACCCCATGGTGTGAAACCGACTCCTGTTATAACTGTGGAGCATGTGAAAATTAA